In Polaromonas sp. JS666, one genomic interval encodes:
- a CDS encoding acyl-CoA dehydrogenase family protein: MDLAFTPEEQAFREEIRAWVHASLPQDISHKVHNALRLSRDDMQRWAKILGKKGWLGHGWPKEFGGPGWNAVQKHLFEEECALAGAPRVVPFGPVMVAPVIMAFGNAEQQKRFLPGIASGDVWWSQGYSEPGSGSDLASVKCRAERQGDKYIVNGQKTWTTLGQYGEWIFCLVRTSTEGKPQTGISFLLIDMKSPGVTVRPIKLLDGESEVNEVWFDNVEVPAENLIGEENKGWTYAKHLLSHERTNIADVNRAKRELERLKRIAKTENVYDDMRFGDEIAKLEVDVVALEMLVLRVLSAEKSGKNSLDIAGLLKIRGSEIQQRYSELMMLAAGPFSLPFIEEAMEAGWQGNFPGGVLANAPLASTYFNMRKTTIYGGSNEVQRNIVSQVVLG, encoded by the coding sequence ATGGATTTAGCTTTCACCCCTGAAGAGCAGGCATTTCGCGAAGAAATACGCGCCTGGGTTCATGCCAGCCTGCCCCAAGACATTTCGCACAAGGTGCACAACGCCTTGCGCCTGTCGCGTGATGACATGCAGCGCTGGGCCAAAATCCTGGGCAAAAAAGGCTGGCTGGGCCACGGCTGGCCCAAGGAATTTGGCGGCCCGGGCTGGAACGCCGTGCAAAAACACCTGTTTGAAGAAGAATGCGCGCTGGCTGGCGCGCCGCGTGTTGTGCCATTCGGCCCCGTGATGGTGGCCCCCGTCATCATGGCCTTCGGCAATGCCGAGCAGCAAAAGCGCTTTCTGCCGGGCATCGCCAGCGGCGACGTCTGGTGGAGCCAGGGCTACAGCGAGCCAGGCTCCGGCTCCGACCTTGCATCGGTCAAATGCCGGGCCGAACGGCAGGGCGACAAATACATCGTCAATGGCCAGAAAACCTGGACCACGCTGGGCCAGTACGGCGAATGGATTTTCTGCCTGGTGCGCACCAGCACAGAGGGCAAACCGCAAACCGGCATCTCCTTTTTGCTGATCGACATGAAGTCGCCCGGCGTCACGGTGCGGCCCATCAAGCTGCTCGATGGCGAAAGCGAAGTCAACGAGGTCTGGTTCGACAACGTGGAAGTGCCCGCGGAAAATCTGATCGGCGAGGAAAACAAGGGCTGGACCTACGCCAAGCACCTGCTCAGCCACGAGCGCACCAACATTGCCGACGTCAATCGCGCCAAGCGCGAACTGGAACGACTCAAGCGCATCGCCAAAACGGAAAACGTTTATGACGACATGCGGTTTGGCGACGAGATCGCCAAGCTCGAAGTGGATGTGGTGGCGCTGGAAATGCTGGTGCTGCGCGTGCTGTCCGCTGAAAAATCCGGCAAGAACTCGCTGGACATCGCCGGGCTGCTCAAGATCCGGGGCAGCGAGATCCAGCAGCGCTACAGCGAACTGATGATGCTGGCCGCCGGCCCGTTCAGCCTGCCTTTCATCGAGGAGGCCATGGAAGCGGGCTGGCAGGGCAACTTCCCGGGCGGCGTGCTGGCCAATGCGCCGCTGGCGTCCACCTATTTCAACATGCGCAAAACCACGATTTACGGCGGCTCCAACGAGGTCCAGCGAAATATCGTTTCACAAGTCGTTTTGGGTTAA
- a CDS encoding acyl-CoA dehydrogenase family protein, with the protein MDFDFTDDQEQLRDAVRKWVDKGYDFERRRSIEKAGGFSREAYGQLAELGLTGLYIPEDDGGMGMGPVEGMVVMEELGRGMVLEPLAQTLLTSAVLSGYAPDAVKAAWLPNIASGESLVVLAYQERAARYRLEQCEATAVASGDAWSLTAVKSIVPAGDQADAFLVPAMASGKLALFLVERTATGVATRGYSTQDGARAAEVTLANAPASLVTLDGLTALSHAVDIGIAAICAEAVGVMDKTLAVTVEYMNTRKQFGVAISSFQALRHRVADMKMQLELARSMSYYASLKLNAPTDERRRALARAKYQLGVSMRFVGQQAVQLHGGIGVTDEYIVSHYFKKLTQLEMTFGDTLHHLGEVSSRMQETAGVFA; encoded by the coding sequence ATGGATTTCGATTTCACCGATGACCAGGAACAGCTTCGCGACGCGGTTCGCAAATGGGTGGACAAGGGCTACGACTTCGAGCGCCGCCGCAGCATTGAAAAAGCCGGTGGCTTCTCACGCGAGGCCTATGGCCAGCTGGCCGAACTGGGGCTGACAGGCCTGTACATCCCCGAGGACGATGGTGGCATGGGCATGGGGCCGGTTGAAGGCATGGTGGTCATGGAAGAACTGGGGCGCGGCATGGTGCTGGAGCCCCTGGCCCAGACCCTGCTCACCAGCGCTGTGCTCTCCGGCTACGCACCCGATGCCGTCAAGGCCGCCTGGCTGCCGAACATTGCCTCGGGCGAGAGCCTGGTGGTGCTGGCCTATCAGGAACGGGCTGCCCGCTACCGGCTTGAACAATGCGAAGCAACAGCAGTTGCAAGCGGCGACGCCTGGTCGCTGACTGCTGTCAAAAGCATAGTACCGGCAGGTGACCAGGCCGACGCCTTCCTTGTGCCGGCCATGGCCAGCGGCAAGCTGGCGCTGTTTCTGGTGGAGCGCACCGCAACAGGCGTTGCCACCCGCGGCTACAGCACCCAGGACGGCGCGCGCGCCGCGGAGGTGACGCTCGCGAATGCGCCGGCCAGCCTGGTCACGCTGGATGGCCTCACCGCGCTCTCGCACGCCGTCGACATCGGCATTGCCGCCATCTGCGCCGAGGCGGTGGGCGTGATGGACAAAACGCTGGCTGTCACGGTCGAGTACATGAACACGCGCAAGCAGTTTGGCGTGGCCATCAGCAGCTTCCAGGCACTGCGCCACCGCGTGGCCGACATGAAGATGCAGCTGGAGCTGGCCCGCTCCATGAGCTACTACGCTTCGCTCAAGCTCAATGCGCCGACGGACGAACGCCGCCGGGCGTTGGCCCGCGCCAAGTACCAGCTGGGCGTTTCCATGCGTTTTGTCGGCCAGCAGGCCGTGCAGCTGCATGGCGGCATCGGCGTGACCGACGAATACATCGTCAGTCACTACTTCAAGAAACTCACCCAGCTGGAGATGACGTTTGGCGACACGCTGCACCACCTGGGCGAGGTGTCCAGCCGGATGCAGGAGACGGCCGGCGTGTTTGCCTGA